The following are encoded in a window of Flavobacterium cupriresistens genomic DNA:
- a CDS encoding YcxB family protein: protein MEYEIIIKPNYTLKESLNFTFRNLFAKWNVKIVLLIATLILLIDLIHLFQISEIIIFPNGIPLFNILFPFIIFLIVPISIYLLLKKTIRNELNQQTHYIFNVDCFRIKKDLSDVKKPWNLYESILETKDYFLIKQNKYQTDFFPKRFFSEQQVIDFRELIKTLDIKKV from the coding sequence ATGGAATACGAAATCATAATAAAACCAAATTATACGCTCAAGGAATCTTTAAATTTTACATTTAGAAATCTATTTGCGAAATGGAACGTAAAGATTGTATTATTAATCGCTACATTAATTTTATTAATTGATCTTATACATTTATTTCAAATTTCTGAAATTATTATTTTCCCGAATGGAATTCCGCTTTTCAATATACTTTTTCCATTTATTATATTTTTAATTGTTCCTATTTCCATTTATTTGCTTTTAAAAAAAACTATTCGCAATGAATTAAACCAACAAACCCATTATATTTTTAATGTTGATTGCTTTAGAATAAAAAAAGACCTTTCTGACGTAAAAAAACCTTGGAATCTTTACGAATCGATTCTGGAAACTAAAGATTATTTTCTAATTAAACAGAACAAATACCAAACTGATTTTTTTCCAAAACGTTTCTTCTCAGAACAACAAGTAATTGATTTTAGAGAATTAATTAAGACATTAGATATAAAAAAAGTTTAA
- the glpK gene encoding glycerol kinase GlpK, with protein sequence MQNKLILTLDQGTTSSRAIVFNHDGEIVSISQKPYEQIFPKPGWVEHDPNEIWSSQISVAAEVIAKVGISGREIAAIGITNQRETTIVWDRETSEPLYNAIVWQDRRTAKYCDELKAKGHSDMIQEKTGLILDAYFSGTKLKWILDHVEGAREKAEQGKLCFGTVDTWLIWKLTRGKMFMTDVSNASRTLLLNIHTLEWDDELLELFDIPRAMLPEVKQSSEIYGETSTTLFSSKIPISGVAGDQQAALFGQLCTEPGMMKNTYGTGCFMLMNTGDKPVYSKNNLLTTIAWKINGKTTYALEGSVFVGGAAVQWLRDGAKMINSSDEIEALAASVPDNGGVYFVPALTGLGAPHWDQYARGAILGITRGTTSAHIARATLEGIAYQVYDLAKSMEADSGNAGTELRVDGGAVVNNLMMQFQSDLFGFKVIRPKTLETTALGAAYLAGLAVGYWKSVDELQKQWSVDRVFSPEMPKTEVDQLVHNWNKAVGRTTKWIED encoded by the coding sequence ATGCAAAATAAATTAATCTTAACATTGGATCAGGGAACCACTTCGTCGAGAGCCATCGTGTTTAATCATGATGGCGAAATTGTGAGCATTTCTCAAAAACCTTACGAACAGATTTTTCCAAAACCGGGATGGGTAGAACACGATCCAAATGAAATCTGGTCTTCCCAAATCAGTGTTGCAGCCGAAGTGATTGCAAAAGTGGGAATTTCGGGAAGAGAAATCGCGGCAATTGGAATCACGAACCAACGCGAAACCACCATTGTCTGGGACAGAGAAACCAGCGAACCCTTGTACAATGCCATTGTTTGGCAAGATCGCCGAACAGCCAAGTATTGTGATGAATTAAAAGCAAAAGGGCATTCCGATATGATCCAGGAAAAAACAGGACTGATACTGGACGCCTACTTTTCCGGAACCAAATTAAAATGGATTTTAGACCATGTTGAAGGCGCACGTGAAAAAGCTGAACAGGGAAAACTGTGTTTTGGAACTGTAGACACCTGGCTTATTTGGAAACTAACGCGTGGCAAAATGTTCATGACCGATGTTTCTAATGCGAGCAGAACCTTATTATTAAACATTCATACCTTAGAATGGGATGACGAATTACTCGAATTATTTGACATTCCAAGAGCCATGTTACCCGAAGTAAAACAAAGCAGCGAAATATATGGCGAAACCAGCACCACGTTATTTTCCTCAAAAATTCCGATTTCGGGTGTAGCCGGAGATCAGCAGGCAGCCCTTTTTGGACAATTGTGCACCGAACCCGGAATGATGAAAAATACGTACGGCACCGGTTGTTTTATGCTAATGAATACCGGAGACAAACCTGTTTATTCTAAAAACAATCTCTTAACCACCATCGCCTGGAAGATAAACGGCAAAACAACTTATGCGCTGGAAGGAAGTGTTTTTGTAGGCGGAGCGGCCGTACAATGGCTGCGCGACGGTGCAAAAATGATTAACTCATCAGACGAAATCGAAGCCTTAGCGGCAAGTGTTCCGGACAATGGCGGTGTTTATTTTGTCCCTGCCCTGACAGGATTAGGTGCCCCGCATTGGGATCAATATGCAAGAGGAGCTATTTTAGGTATTACCAGAGGAACAACCAGCGCACATATAGCACGTGCCACTTTAGAAGGGATTGCCTATCAGGTATATGATTTAGCAAAATCAATGGAAGCGGACTCGGGAAATGCAGGAACAGAATTAAGAGTCGATGGCGGAGCTGTTGTCAACAATCTAATGATGCAATTCCAATCTGATTTATTTGGTTTTAAAGTAATACGTCCAAAAACACTCGAAACAACAGCACTGGGCGCCGCCTATCTGGCCGGATTAGCCGTAGGGTATTGGAAAAGTGTAGACGAATTACAAAAACAATGGTCGGTTGACAGAGTCTTTTCTCCCGAAATGCCAAAAACAGAAGTAGACCAACTCGTACACAACTGGAACAAAGCCGTGGGACGCACGACTAAATGGATTGAAGATTAA
- a CDS encoding LptE family protein has translation MKKIYSLLALISLFLLSGCNVYNFTGTGQIEGKTFQVNFFQNNAALIEPGIDRDFTLALQDLIQNQTNLNLVSTGGDLVYEGEIVDYRTTPMTATADQQAAQNRLTIRINVRFTNRKKEADDFERTFEFYKDYPGTEQLVGSNLNSAIKEIYDRITQDIFNESLAKW, from the coding sequence ATGAAAAAAATATATTCTCTCTTAGCTCTAATCAGCCTCTTTTTATTAAGTGGTTGCAATGTTTACAATTTCACAGGAACAGGACAAATTGAAGGCAAAACGTTTCAAGTTAACTTCTTCCAGAATAATGCTGCTCTGATTGAGCCGGGAATCGACAGAGATTTTACTTTGGCTTTACAGGATTTAATTCAAAATCAAACCAATCTAAACTTAGTCAGCACTGGCGGGGATTTGGTTTATGAAGGAGAAATTGTAGATTACAGAACTACTCCAATGACAGCAACCGCCGACCAACAAGCGGCTCAAAACCGTTTAACGATTCGTATCAATGTTCGATTTACCAATAGAAAAAAGGAAGCGGATGATTTTGAAAGAACATTTGAATTCTACAAAGATTATCCGGGAACAGAGCAATTGGTAGGTTCTAATTTAAATTCTGCTATTAAAGAGATTTACGACAGAATTACCCAGGATATTTTTAATGAATCCTTGGCAAAATGGTAG
- a CDS encoding co-chaperone GroES, translating into MALNIKPLSDRVLIEPVAAETKTASGIFIPDTAKEKPQKGTVVAVGNGSKDHTMTVKVGDTVLYGKYAGTELKLEGTDYLIMREEDILAII; encoded by the coding sequence ATGGCTTTAAATATTAAACCGCTTTCTGACCGCGTACTTATCGAGCCTGTTGCAGCTGAAACTAAAACTGCTTCAGGAATCTTTATTCCAGATACTGCCAAAGAGAAACCACAAAAAGGTACTGTAGTTGCAGTTGGAAACGGATCTAAAGATCACACTATGACTGTAAAAGTTGGTGACACTGTTCTTTATGGTAAATATGCCGGAACAGAATTAAAACTAGAAGGCACTGATTATTTAATCATGCGTGAAGAAGATATTCTTGCGATAATCTAA
- the groL gene encoding chaperonin GroEL (60 kDa chaperone family; promotes refolding of misfolded polypeptides especially under stressful conditions; forms two stacked rings of heptamers to form a barrel-shaped 14mer; ends can be capped by GroES; misfolded proteins enter the barrel where they are refolded when GroES binds), with protein sequence MAKDIKFDIEARDGLKRGVDALANAVKVTLGPKGRNVIIGKSFGGPTVTKDGVSVAKEIELKDPLENMGAQMVKEVASKTNDLAGDGTTTATVLAQAIVKEGLKNVAAGANPMDLKRGIDKAVEAIVADLAKQAKVVGSDSDKIKQIASISANNDEVIGDLIATAFAKVGKEGVITVEEAKGTDTYVDVVEGMQFDRGYLSPYFVTNPEKMEVELDSPYILLYDKKVSSLKELLPVLEPVAQSGKPLLIIAEDVDGEALSTLVVNKLRGALKIAAVKAPGFGDRRKAMLEDIAILTGGTVISEERGYTLENTTIEMLGTAKRVSIDKDNTTIVSGAGEADIIKNRVNQIKGQMETTTSDYDKEKLQERLAKLAGGVAVLYVGAASEVEMKEKKDRVDDALHATRAAVEEGIVAGGGVALLRAKAALADLKADNADEATGIQIVSRAIESPLRTIVENAGLEGSVVVAKVGEGSGDFGYNAKTDEYVDMLKAGIIDPKKVTRVALENAASVSGMILTTECALIDIKEENAGGMPMGGGMPGMM encoded by the coding sequence ATGGCAAAAGATATAAAATTTGATATTGAAGCACGTGACGGATTAAAACGTGGTGTTGATGCATTGGCAAATGCTGTAAAAGTAACTTTAGGACCTAAAGGTCGTAACGTAATTATCGGGAAATCATTTGGTGGACCAACGGTTACTAAAGACGGTGTTTCTGTTGCAAAAGAAATCGAATTAAAAGACCCATTAGAAAATATGGGCGCGCAAATGGTTAAAGAAGTTGCTTCTAAAACCAATGATTTAGCCGGAGACGGAACTACAACGGCTACTGTTTTAGCTCAGGCTATCGTAAAAGAAGGTTTGAAAAACGTTGCTGCAGGTGCCAATCCAATGGACTTGAAACGTGGTATCGATAAAGCAGTTGAAGCTATCGTTGCGGACTTAGCAAAACAAGCTAAAGTAGTTGGAAGTGATTCTGATAAAATCAAACAAATTGCTTCTATCTCTGCAAACAATGACGAAGTTATTGGTGATTTGATCGCTACTGCTTTCGCTAAAGTAGGTAAAGAAGGAGTAATTACTGTTGAAGAAGCTAAAGGAACAGATACTTACGTTGACGTTGTGGAAGGAATGCAATTTGACAGAGGATACCTTTCTCCATATTTTGTTACAAATCCAGAGAAAATGGAAGTTGAATTAGATTCTCCATACATCTTATTATACGATAAAAAAGTATCTTCTTTAAAAGAATTACTACCAGTTTTAGAGCCAGTTGCTCAATCAGGAAAACCATTATTGATTATTGCTGAGGATGTTGACGGAGAAGCTTTGTCTACTTTGGTAGTAAACAAATTACGTGGAGCCTTAAAAATTGCTGCTGTAAAAGCGCCAGGTTTTGGAGACAGAAGAAAAGCAATGTTAGAAGACATCGCTATCTTAACCGGTGGTACTGTAATTTCTGAAGAAAGAGGATATACCCTTGAAAACACTACTATCGAAATGTTAGGAACTGCAAAAAGAGTTTCTATCGATAAAGACAACACTACAATTGTAAGTGGTGCAGGTGAAGCGGATATCATCAAAAACCGTGTGAACCAAATTAAAGGTCAGATGGAAACTACAACCTCTGATTATGACAAAGAAAAATTGCAAGAGCGTTTGGCTAAATTAGCCGGTGGTGTTGCTGTTCTTTATGTTGGAGCTGCTTCTGAAGTAGAAATGAAAGAGAAAAAAGACAGAGTTGATGATGCTTTACACGCTACTCGTGCTGCTGTTGAAGAAGGAATCGTTGCCGGTGGTGGTGTTGCCTTATTAAGAGCTAAAGCGGCTTTGGCTGACTTAAAAGCAGATAATGCTGACGAGGCTACAGGAATTCAGATTGTATCTCGCGCTATTGAATCTCCACTTAGAACTATCGTTGAAAATGCAGGTCTTGAAGGTTCTGTAGTAGTAGCTAAAGTTGGTGAAGGTTCAGGTGATTTTGGATACAACGCTAAAACAGATGAATATGTAGACATGTTAAAAGCAGGAATTATCGATCCTAAAAAAGTAACTCGTGTAGCACTTGAAAACGCTGCATCTGTTTCAGGAATGATCTTAACTACAGAATGTGCCTTAATTGATATTAAAGAAGAAAACGCTGGCGGAATGCCAATGGGTGGCGGTATGCCGGGAATGATGTAA
- a CDS encoding MIP/aquaporin family protein: MTPFTAEIIGTMLLILLGNGVVANVVLKDTKGNNSGWIVITTAWALAVFVGVQVAGPVSGAHLNPAVTVGLAIAGKFSWALVPSYIIAQLIGAMAGAFLVWLFHKDHFAATEDEGAKLACFSTSPAIRNPFSNLISEIIGAFVLVFVIFYFSDPSISLASDPSAKIGLGSTGAIPVAFLVWGIGLSLGGTTGYAINPARDLGPRIVHSLLPFKGSSDWSYAWIPIAGPLLGASLAAFLFGILN, translated from the coding sequence ATGACCCCATTTACAGCAGAAATAATAGGTACCATGCTTCTTATACTACTAGGAAACGGTGTGGTAGCAAACGTAGTTTTAAAAGACACCAAAGGCAACAACTCAGGATGGATTGTTATTACCACAGCTTGGGCTTTGGCTGTTTTCGTAGGCGTTCAAGTTGCAGGTCCGGTGAGTGGCGCACACTTAAATCCTGCCGTAACAGTTGGTTTGGCCATAGCAGGAAAATTTTCATGGGCATTAGTGCCTTCCTATATTATCGCTCAGCTAATTGGCGCAATGGCAGGAGCATTCTTGGTCTGGCTATTTCATAAAGATCATTTTGCAGCCACAGAAGATGAGGGGGCAAAATTGGCTTGTTTTAGCACCAGTCCCGCAATCAGAAATCCTTTTTCGAATCTTATCAGTGAAATAATCGGCGCTTTTGTACTGGTCTTTGTGATCTTTTATTTTTCCGATCCCAGCATTTCATTAGCCAGTGATCCTTCTGCAAAAATAGGATTAGGTTCGACAGGTGCGATTCCTGTTGCTTTTTTGGTTTGGGGCATCGGCCTGTCCTTAGGAGGAACTACGGGTTATGCGATCAATCCAGCTCGTGATTTAGGTCCTCGAATTGTACACAGCCTTCTTCCCTTCAAAGGAAGTAGCGATTGGAGTTATGCCTGGATTCCCATTGCAGGACCACTTTTGGGTGCTTCTTTGGCCGCATTCTTATTCGGAATTTTAAATTAG
- the secG gene encoding preprotein translocase subunit SecG, translating into MSTFSIFLVLITIVCFLLIVVIMVQNPKGGGLSSTISGTQMLGGVQKTTDFLDKSTWTLATILIALILLSSLSFTGSLSDTDSKLIEKTEAPAAKTPAAPAQQTPAPAAPATK; encoded by the coding sequence ATGAGCACATTTTCAATTTTTTTAGTTTTAATCACAATAGTTTGCTTTCTATTGATCGTAGTAATTATGGTACAGAATCCTAAAGGAGGCGGATTGTCTTCTACAATTAGTGGGACTCAAATGCTAGGTGGAGTACAAAAAACGACAGACTTTTTAGATAAAAGTACTTGGACGTTAGCTACTATCTTAATTGCTTTAATTTTACTTTCAAGCTTAAGCTTTACAGGATCATTAAGTGATACTGACTCTAAACTTATTGAGAAAACGGAAGCTCCTGCTGCCAAAACACCAGCTGCTCCGGCTCAACAAACTCCTGCTCCGGCAGCTCCTGCAACAAAATAA
- a CDS encoding glycerol-3-phosphate dehydrogenase/oxidase has translation MKRTEQLTKLKQTQEWDVIVIGGGASGLGTALDAASRGYKTVLVEAVDFAKGTSSRSTKLVHGGVRYLEQGNIPLVQEALKERGLLAQNAGHLVKNQSFVIPNYNWWGGYFYTIGLTVYDLLAGRLSLGRSKYISKEKTLALLPTVEQKNLTSGVVYQDGQFDDSRLAINIAQTAVEEGACLLNYFKVVNLLKDDHNQVTGVQAIDHETGIKYDIKGKAVINATGVFTNAIMKLNDTVYKKYIVPSQGIHLVFDSSFLPGDQALMIPKTSDGRVLFAVPWHNKIVIGTTDTLIKKHSLEPIALEAEIEFILETAQRFLTKKPTRADVLSVFAGLRPLAAPKEEGKSTKEVSRSHKIIVSETGLITITGGKWTTYRRIAEDIIDKAIAVHSLPKKKCKTEQLSIHGNIKTDSAARANHLYIYGTDIPKIAELQNMEPELKEKLHPDYDYTMAEVAWSIRYEMARTIDDVLARRVRLLFLDARAAISCCEKVAQLLAKELGHDEIWIQRQIAEFKHLANGFLLSDFHEKQT, from the coding sequence ATGAAACGAACAGAACAGCTAACAAAACTAAAACAAACTCAGGAATGGGATGTTATAGTGATTGGAGGTGGTGCAAGCGGACTCGGGACTGCCCTTGATGCCGCAAGCAGAGGATACAAAACCGTTTTGGTTGAAGCAGTAGATTTTGCAAAAGGTACTTCCAGCAGAAGCACTAAATTAGTTCATGGCGGCGTTCGTTATCTGGAGCAGGGAAACATCCCTTTAGTACAGGAAGCTTTAAAAGAAAGGGGGTTACTGGCGCAAAATGCAGGTCATTTAGTCAAAAATCAATCCTTTGTGATCCCCAATTACAACTGGTGGGGCGGTTATTTCTACACCATCGGCCTTACGGTTTATGATTTGCTGGCGGGAAGATTAAGTTTGGGACGATCGAAATACATTTCAAAAGAAAAAACCTTAGCACTTCTGCCTACCGTAGAACAAAAAAACCTAACAAGCGGCGTTGTTTATCAAGACGGCCAATTTGATGATTCCCGTCTCGCCATAAACATTGCACAAACTGCAGTAGAAGAAGGCGCTTGTCTTCTAAATTATTTCAAAGTCGTCAATCTGTTAAAAGACGACCACAATCAGGTAACAGGTGTACAGGCAATTGATCATGAAACCGGTATTAAATACGATATAAAAGGAAAGGCTGTCATCAACGCAACCGGTGTTTTCACCAACGCGATAATGAAACTAAACGACACGGTGTACAAAAAATATATTGTTCCAAGTCAGGGCATTCATTTGGTATTTGACAGTTCCTTTTTACCGGGTGATCAGGCCTTGATGATTCCAAAAACAAGTGACGGAAGAGTTTTGTTTGCGGTGCCCTGGCACAACAAAATAGTAATAGGAACGACTGATACTTTAATTAAAAAACACAGCCTCGAACCCATTGCACTCGAAGCAGAAATCGAATTTATTTTAGAAACCGCCCAACGCTTTTTAACAAAAAAACCGACACGTGCCGATGTGCTGTCTGTTTTTGCCGGACTAAGACCCTTGGCCGCACCAAAAGAAGAAGGAAAAAGCACCAAAGAAGTATCCAGAAGTCACAAAATCATTGTTTCTGAAACCGGATTAATCACCATAACGGGCGGGAAATGGACCACCTACAGAAGAATCGCTGAAGACATTATAGACAAAGCCATTGCGGTACATAGTCTACCTAAAAAGAAATGTAAAACAGAACAGCTCTCCATTCACGGAAATATCAAAACGGATTCCGCAGCACGAGCAAATCATTTGTATATATACGGAACTGATATTCCTAAAATAGCAGAATTACAAAACATGGAACCCGAATTAAAAGAAAAACTACATCCGGATTACGACTATACGATGGCAGAAGTTGCCTGGTCTATTCGCTATGAAATGGCCCGAACGATAGATGATGTACTAGCGAGAAGAGTTCGTTTGTTATTTTTAGACGCACGGGCAGCCATTAGCTGTTGCGAAAAAGTAGCGCAGTTACTGGCGAAAGAACTCGGTCATGACGAAATATGGATTCAAAGACAAATAGCCGAGTTCAAACATCTTGCCAACGGATTTTTATTATCCGATTTTCACGAAAAACAAACCTAA
- the miaB gene encoding tRNA (N6-isopentenyl adenosine(37)-C2)-methylthiotransferase MiaB encodes MEKIIEESKQGESLVLENKPENTKKLFIESYGCAMNFSDSEVVASILSQGGYNTTSVLEEADLVLVNTCSIRDKAEQTIRKRLEKYNAVKRINPKMKVGVLGCMAERLKSQFLEEEKIVDLVVGPDAYKDLPNLLAEVEEGRDAINVILSKEETYGDISPVRLMSNGITALVSITRGCDNMCTFCVVPFTRGRERSREPQSIMQEIQDLWSKGFKEITLLGQNVDSYLWYGGGLKKDFVNASEMQKATAVDFDQLLEMVAVGFPKMRIRFSTSNPQDMHESILHVIAKYPNICKHIHLPVQSGSNRILKEMNRLHSREEYMALIDKIRAIVPNASISQDMIAGFPTETEQDHEDTMSLMEYVKYNFGYMYSYSERPGTLAGRKMEDDVLEETKARRLQEIVDLQQKHAWFRSEEFIDQTVEVLVEKVSKKSKEEFSGRNSQSITVVFPKENYKIGDFVNVKITSCTSGTLKGEAVGYSGMN; translated from the coding sequence ATGGAAAAGATTATTGAAGAAAGCAAACAGGGCGAAAGTCTTGTTTTAGAAAATAAACCTGAGAATACCAAAAAACTTTTTATAGAGAGTTACGGTTGTGCGATGAATTTTTCGGACAGTGAAGTCGTAGCTTCCATTTTATCACAAGGCGGATATAACACCACTTCGGTTTTAGAAGAAGCCGATCTGGTTTTAGTAAACACCTGTTCTATCAGAGACAAAGCCGAACAAACGATTCGCAAACGTCTGGAGAAGTATAATGCTGTAAAACGAATTAATCCAAAAATGAAAGTGGGCGTTTTGGGCTGTATGGCCGAACGTTTGAAAAGTCAGTTTTTGGAAGAAGAAAAAATAGTCGATCTTGTTGTTGGTCCGGATGCTTATAAAGATTTACCAAATCTATTGGCAGAAGTTGAAGAAGGTCGTGACGCTATCAATGTAATTTTATCGAAAGAGGAAACTTACGGAGATATTTCACCCGTTCGTTTAATGAGTAACGGAATCACCGCTTTGGTTTCGATCACACGTGGTTGCGATAATATGTGTACGTTTTGCGTGGTACCTTTCACCCGTGGACGTGAGCGCAGCCGTGAACCGCAAAGTATCATGCAAGAAATTCAAGACTTATGGAGCAAAGGCTTTAAAGAAATTACGCTTTTAGGACAAAACGTTGACAGTTACCTTTGGTATGGCGGCGGTCTAAAAAAAGATTTCGTAAATGCTTCTGAAATGCAAAAAGCAACAGCAGTAGATTTTGATCAATTGCTTGAAATGGTTGCAGTTGGTTTTCCTAAAATGCGTATTCGCTTTTCGACTTCAAATCCACAGGATATGCACGAAAGCATTTTGCACGTTATTGCAAAATACCCGAATATCTGTAAACACATTCACTTACCGGTTCAATCGGGAAGTAACCGAATTCTAAAAGAAATGAATCGTCTGCATTCGCGTGAAGAATACATGGCTTTGATTGATAAAATCAGAGCAATTGTTCCCAATGCATCGATTTCACAAGATATGATTGCCGGTTTCCCAACAGAAACCGAACAAGATCACGAGGATACAATGAGTTTAATGGAATATGTGAAGTATAATTTTGGTTATATGTATTCGTATTCAGAGCGTCCCGGAACTTTGGCAGGAAGAAAAATGGAGGATGATGTTCTCGAAGAAACCAAAGCCCGAAGATTGCAAGAGATTGTTGATTTACAACAAAAACACGCCTGGTTCCGTTCTGAAGAGTTTATCGATCAAACGGTAGAAGTTTTAGTCGAGAAGGTTTCTAAAAAATCAAAAGAAGAATTCTCAGGCAGAAACTCTCAAAGTATCACAGTAGTTTTCCCGAAAGAGAATTATAAAATTGGGGATTTTGTGAATGTAAAAATCACAAGCTGCACCAGCGGAACTCTTAAAGGAGAGGCTGTGGGGTATTCTGGGATGAATTAG
- a CDS encoding sigma-54 interaction domain-containing protein, producing METVQAIKQRFEIIGNDPKLNRAIEKAIQVAPTDISVMVTGESGVGKENIPRIIHSLSHRKHGKYIAVNCGAIPEGTIDSELFGHEKGAFTGATSTREGYFEVADGGTIFLDEVGELPLTTQVRLLRVLENGEFIKVGSSQVQKTNVRIVAATNVNLFNAIEKGKFREDLYYRLTTVEITLPPLRERNEDIHLLFRKFVADFAHKYKMPPLKLDDDAVQLLQKFRWNGNIRQLRNVAEQISVLETNRDITLSTLQSYLPTEGSNLPSVISDKKKESDFSTERDILYKVLFDMKSDLNDLKKLTLELMKNGSSKVQDINPNLIQKIYGSQENESEIDFEEEPRTAVMTPTAREDNYRMQDDNNYLDAETIEEEEILRLEQKEIEMIKKSLEKNKGKRKAAADELGISERTLYRKIKQFDL from the coding sequence ATGGAGACCGTTCAAGCAATAAAACAACGTTTTGAAATTATTGGAAATGATCCAAAATTAAACCGCGCTATTGAAAAAGCAATTCAGGTTGCTCCTACCGATATCTCCGTAATGGTAACGGGAGAAAGTGGTGTTGGTAAAGAAAATATTCCACGAATCATTCATTCGCTTTCGCACAGAAAGCATGGTAAGTATATTGCCGTAAACTGTGGAGCTATTCCGGAAGGAACTATTGACAGTGAACTTTTCGGCCATGAGAAAGGCGCTTTTACAGGAGCGACGAGCACCCGTGAAGGGTATTTTGAAGTGGCAGACGGCGGAACAATTTTTCTCGATGAAGTGGGTGAATTACCACTAACCACTCAGGTTAGATTACTCCGTGTTCTTGAAAACGGAGAGTTTATAAAAGTAGGATCTTCACAAGTTCAAAAAACCAATGTGAGAATCGTTGCGGCAACCAATGTCAATTTGTTCAATGCAATCGAAAAAGGAAAATTCCGTGAGGATTTGTACTATCGTCTGACTACGGTTGAAATAACCTTGCCGCCTTTGCGTGAAAGAAACGAAGACATCCATTTATTATTTAGAAAATTCGTGGCCGATTTTGCACATAAGTACAAAATGCCGCCTTTGAAATTAGATGATGATGCTGTTCAGTTGCTGCAAAAATTCAGATGGAATGGAAACATTCGTCAGTTGCGAAATGTAGCCGAGCAGATTTCTGTTTTAGAAACCAATCGCGATATTACCTTATCTACTTTACAATCTTATTTACCTACGGAAGGAAGTAATTTACCTTCGGTAATTAGCGATAAGAAAAAAGAAAGTGATTTTAGTACGGAAAGAGACATTTTGTACAAAGTCCTTTTTGATATGAAAAGTGATCTGAATGATTTGAAAAAGCTCACTTTAGAATTAATGAAAAACGGCAGTTCAAAAGTGCAGGATATCAATCCTAATTTAATTCAGAAAATATACGGCTCACAGGAAAATGAAAGTGAAATTGATTTTGAAGAAGAACCAAGAACAGCTGTCATGACACCAACCGCCCGCGAAGACAATTATCGCATGCAGGATGACAACAATTATCTCGATGCCGAAACAATTGAAGAGGAAGAGATTTTACGTCTGGAACAAAAAGAAATCGAAATGATCAAAAAGTCATTAGAGAAAAACAAAGGAAAACGTAAAGCTGCCGCTGATGAATTAGGTATCTCAGAACGAACTTTATACCGAAAAATCAAACAATTCGACTTGTAG